From a region of the Tachypleus tridentatus isolate NWPU-2018 chromosome 1, ASM421037v1, whole genome shotgun sequence genome:
- the LOC143247808 gene encoding uncharacterized protein LOC143247808 yields the protein MFHLVVLSVVLVIVTAGDFHSYSQNLGSNELVPLVYPQKKELTYSISNSFIPSGSNKQHTSVSNDALGGHTINHDSHGQHINPYTGETDVEHSKHAFHINPYLGEAAAHSIDIAGQLNPLTASAAYDKNSYDAQIAPGYKGIQQEHTAASISPYGNHANHAVHSAHSAIVPEGVSYVAHTSQVDNANHPELGSYSKSHVSDVHELQGHGYGVSSHAFQNTRASYGPYGLSAEVKQDDYAADTAYNAYLNYLAENKNAHTHHSRRDPYHGYEQVTHTANSARAGPINPIYPSRYVGFTPFYYSSHDYA from the coding sequence GTGGTTCTTTCTGTTGTACTCGTCATTGTAACCGCTGGAGACTTCCATTCCTATAGTCAAAATCTCGGCTCGAATGAACTGGTTCCTCTCGTATATCCCCAGAAAAAAGAATTGACTTACTCCATCTCGAACAGTTTCATTCCTAGCGGATCCAACAAGCAGCATACATCTGTCTCTAACGACGCTTTGGGAGGTCACACAATCAATCACGATTCTCATGGACAACACATTAACCCCTACACGGGAGAGACTGATGTCGAGCATTCCAAGCATGCCTTCCATATCAACCCTTACCTCGGCGAGGCTGCTGCCCACTCCATCGACATTGCTGGTCAGTTGAATCCTTTGACTGCATCTGCAGCCTATGATAAGAACAGCTACGATGCCCAAATTGCTCCAGGTTACAAGGGTATCCAGCAAGAGCATACAGCCGCTTCTATCTCTCCATATGGAAACCACGCTAACCATGCTGTCCACAGCGCTCACTCCGCCATCGTGCCTGAAGGAGTATCTTACGTTGCTCATACATCACAGGTGGACAATGCCAACCACCCAGAATTAGGCAGTTACAGCAAATCGCATGTAAGCGATGTTCATGAGCTCCAGGGTCATGGCTATGGTGTTTCAAGTCATGCTTTCCAGAATACCCGTGCCTCCTACGGTCCCTACGGTCTTTCTGCCGAGGTTAAACAAGACGATTACGCAGCCGACACTGCTTACAATGCGTACTTAAATTACCTGGCAGAAAACAAGAACGCTCACACCCACCACTCTAGACGCGACCCTTACCACGGCTATGAACAAGTCACCCACACCGCTAACTCTGCTCGTGCTGGACCTATTAATCCCATTTATCCTAGTCGATACGTTGGTTTTACACCTTTTTATTACTCCAGTCATGACTACGCTTAA